A single Stigmatopora argus isolate UIUO_Sarg chromosome 7, RoL_Sarg_1.0, whole genome shotgun sequence DNA region contains:
- the dhx15 gene encoding ATP-dependent RNA helicase DHX15 — protein sequence MSKRHRLDLGDDYTSKKRSEGRDRDSDRDRGDHSRDRDRDRDRDRDRDRDRERDLKPPSVPAKSTPAVITMPQLKQMAMQQQINPFTNLPHTPRYYEILKKRLQLPVWEYKENFTDIITRHQSFVLVGETGSGKTTQIPQWCVDLIRSVPGPKRAVACTQPRRVAAMSVAQRVADEMDVMLGQEVGYSIRFEDCSSAKTILKYMTDGMLLREAMNDPLLERYGVIILDEAHERTLATDILMGVLKEVVRQRADLKVIVMSATLDAGKFQVYFDSCPLLTIPGRTHPVEIFYTPEPERDYLEAAIRTVIQIHMCEEDEGDCLLFLTGQEEIDEACKRIKREVDDLGPEVGDIKIIPLYSTLPPVQQQRIFEPPPPRKPNGAIGRKVVVSTNIAETSLTIDGVVFVIDPGFAKQKVYNPRIRVESLLVTAISKASAQQRAGRAGRTRPGKCFRLYTEKAYKTEMQDNTYPEILRSNLGSVVLQLKKLGIDDLVHFDFMDPPAPETLMRALELLNYLAALNDDGDLTELGSMMAEFPLDPQLAKMVIASCEFNCSNEILSITAMLSVPQCFVRPTEAKKAADESKMRFAHIDGDHLTLLNVYHAFKQNHEANQWCYDNFVNYRSLMSADNVRQQLSRIMDRFNLPRRSTEFTSRDYYINIRRALCTGFFMQVAHLERTGHYLTVKDNQVVQLHPSTVLDHKPEWVLYNEFVLTTKNYIRTCTDIKPEWLVKIAPQYYEMSNFPQCEAKRQLERIVAKLESKEYSQY from the exons ATGTCTAAAAGACATCGTTTGGATTTGGGTGACGACTACACCAGTAAGAAGAGGTCTGAAGG GCGTGACAGAGACTCGGATCGAGACCGCGGGGATCATTCCAGGGATAGGGACAGAGACCGAGATCGTGACCGCGACAGAGACCGGGACCGCGAGCGAGACCTGAAACCTCCAAGTGTGCCCGCTAAAAGCACACCAGCCGTGATCACCATGCCTCAGCTGAAACAGATGGCCATGCAGCAGCAGATCAATCCATTCACCAACCTGCCGCACACACCCCGCTATTATGAAATCCTGAAGAAAAGATTACAGCTTCCTGTGTGGGAATACAAGGAAAATTTCACCGACATCATCACACGCCATCAGAGCTTTGTCCTTGTGGGTGAGACTGGCTCTGGGAAGACGACACAG ATCCCACAGTGGTGCGTTGATCTAATCCGGAGTGTCCCTGGTCCTAAAAGGGCGGTGGCCTGCACTCAGCCAAGGAGAGTGGCAGCCATGAGCGTTGCCCAAAGAGTGGCGGACGAAATGGACGTCATGCTCGGACAAGAAGTGGGATACTCCATCCGATTTGAAGACTGTAGTTCAGCCAAAACAATACTCAA GTACATGACAGACGGTATGTTGCTAAGAGAGGCCATGAATGACCCTCTTCTGGAGCGATATGGAGTTATTATTCTGGACGAAGCCCACGAGAGAACGCTGGCCACAGACATTCTAATGGGCGTGCTGAAGGAGGTGGTGCGTCAACGGGCAGATCTAAAG GTGATAGTTATGAGTGCCACGCTGGATGCAGGGAAATTCCAGGTGTATTTTGACAGTTGCCCCCTGCTGACGATTCCTGGTCGCACGCACCCGGTAGAGATCTTCTACACGCCCGAGCCGGAGCGAGACTACCTCGAGGCGGCCATTCGCACTGTCATCCAGATTCACATGTGTGAGGAGGATGAAGGGGATTGTCTTCTTTTTCTCACCGGTCAAGAG GAAATCGATGAAGCATGCAAACGGATCAAGCGGGAGGTCGACGACCTCGGGCCTGAAGTAGGAGACATTAAAATCATTCCGCTGTATTCCACGTTGCCACCGGTGCAACAGCAGAGGATCTTTGAGCCACCACCCCCACGGAAACCCAATGGTGCTATAGGGAGAAAG gtTGTGGTGTCAACCAATATTGCCGAGACCTCTCTAACAATTGACGGCGTGGTCTTTGTCATTGATCCTGGTTTCGCCAAACAGAAG GTATACAATCCTCGCATCAGAGTAGAGTCGCTCTTGGTCACTGCCATCAGTAAAGCCTCAGCCCAGCAGAGGGCAGGACGAGCCGGCAGAACCCGTCCAGGGAAATGTTTTCGCCTATATACAGAAAAAGCCTACAAAACAGAGATGCAG GATAACACGTATCCAGAAATCCTGCGTTCCAACTTGGGGTCTGTGGTACTGCAACTAAAAAAGTTGGGCATTGATGACCTTGTACACTTTGATTTCATGGATCCACCTG CTCCCGAGACCCTGATGAGAGCCCTGGAGCTGCTCAACTACTTGGCCGCGCTCAACGATGACGGTGACCTGACCGAGCTGGGCTCCATGATGGCAGAGTTCCCGCTCGACCCCCAGTTGGCCAAGATGGTCATCGCCAGCTGCGAGTTCAACTGCTCCAACGAGATCCTCTCCATTACTGCCATGCTGTCAG TCCCACAGTGTTTTGTACGCCCCACGGAGGCTAAGAAGGCCGCCGACGAGTCCAAGATGAGGTTCGCTCACATCGACGGCGACCACTTGACTTTGCTCAACGTCTACCACGCCTTTAAGCAGA ACCACGAGGCCAACCAGTGGTGCTATGACAACTTTGTTAACTACCGCTCGCTGATGTCCGCCGACAACGTGCGGCAGCAGCTTTCCAGGATCATGGACCGTTTCAACCTGCCCCGTCGGAGTACAGAATTCACCAGTCGGGACTACTACATCAACATTCGCAGGGCGCTCTGCACTGGCTTCTTTATGCAG GTGGCTCATCTGGAGCGAACTGGTCATTACCTCACAGTCAAAGACAACCAAGTCGTCCAACTGCACCCATCCACAGTGTTGGATCACAAGCCCGAATGGGTGCTCTACAATGAATTTGTCCTGACCACCAAAAACTACATTCGCACTTGCACAGACATCAAACCAGAGTG GCTCGTCAAGATCGCCCCCCAGTACTATGAAATGAGTAACTTTCCACAATGTGAAGCTAAACGACAGCTGGAGCGAATCGTTGCCAAACTAGAGAGCAAAGAGTATTCGCAGTACTAA
- the LOC144077559 gene encoding extracellular superoxide dismutase [Cu-Zn]-like, whose amino-acid sequence MVAMHQNWSKLVAGTSLLFVLSACHCAWATPDTLAPPEVRQNNGTLYAACKMRPSSSLARGLPKIYGQVLFRQDYPQGKLRVILRFHGFPSGGPPEPRAVHIHQYGNLDQGCEATGGHYNPLGVHHPNHPGDFGHFVPQHGKINTIVESEATLFGGLSVLGRAVVVHEKKDDLGLGGDAASLLNGNAGRRLGCCVIGITTPNLWNAYSRQINRRMWRL is encoded by the exons ATGGTAGCAATGCATCAAAATTG GTCAAAATTGGTTGCGGGGACATCACTTCTGTTTGTGCTGTCGGCCTGTCATTGCGCCTGGGCCACACCCGACACATTGGCTCCACCCGAGGTCCGGCAGAACAATGGCACTCTTTATGCAGCCTGTAAAATGAGACCAAGCTCCTCACTGGCCAGGGGTTTGCCCAAAATCTATGGCCAAGTGCTTTTCAGGCAGGATTATCCTCAAGGAAAGCTGCGAGTCATTCTCCGCTTTCACGGATTCCCAAGTGGGGGTCCACCAGAGCCCAGGGCCGTACATATTCATCAGTATGGAaacctagaccaggggtgcgAGGCCACCGGTGGGCACTACAACCCCCTGGGCGTCCACCATCCCAACCACCCTGgagattttggacactttgtgCCCCAACATGGCAAAATCAATACAATCGTTGAGTCCGAGGCCACGCTATTTGGCGGTTTATCCGTGCTTGGAAGAGCTGTGGTTGTTCATGAGAAGAAGGATGATTTGGGACTTGGTGGAGATGCCGCGAGTCTGTTAAATGGAAATGCAGGACGCAGGCTTGGCTGCTGTGTCATCGGGATTACAACCCCTAATCTCTGGAATGCATACTCTAGGCAGATCAATAGGCGTATGTGGAGACTTTAA
- the LOC144077558 gene encoding coiled-coil domain-containing protein 149-like isoform X2, producing MDPSRRSGADWQGMVNEFLICKRKLESKKEALLILSKELDTCQQERDQYKLMANQLRERHQGLKKKYRELIDGDLSLPPEKRNQVNLAQLLRDSREKSQRLSEEVKEVKQRLVEAQGDNKLLRMTITKQRLGDDEVGARHFPAHEREDLVRQLERAREQNEVLEHNVKSLTDELQDVRAERDVFQQKAHRLNVEMNHIVGNDVRILDIDALCMENRYLNDRLCQLQEEVTLLKTNLGKYKSALESRKNIKVCGKPNSSALTGVLSAKQVKELLCEDSGCTLPVTAQSISDLKSLATALLETIHEKNMLIQHQRQINKVLGTRVAELEKKLKTLETSGLWNLPGLTYNISVGINGRETEQSLSRQPMQVRETQAEFPKTPPLSSPSAEEESSHPQMNSPSSNELQEKEQSKDDDEASGEASSMVDVSRPLLSNPPERPCLAFNPKRDDGDVDSAETVEIECIIVEEHAHISAHADASVSFEKEQDSRQDEELSIETNNLVCSA from the exons ATGGATCCGTCCAGGAGGAGCGGTGCCGACTGGCAAGGGATGGTTAACGAG TTCTTGATTTGTAAACGAAAGTTGGAGAGCAAGAAAGAAGCTCTTCTGATCCTATCCAAGGAGCTGGACACATGCCAACAGGAGAGGGATCAGTACAAGCTGATGGCCAACCAGCTTCGCGAGCGGCACCAGGGACTAAAAAAGAAATACCGAGAACTCATT GATGGAGATCTGTCTCTGCCCCCTGAAAAACGGAACCAA GTGAATTTAGCTCAACTACTGAGAGACTCGAGGGAAAAAAGCCAGCGTCTCTCTGAGGAGGTGAAGGAGGTGAAGCAACGACTGGTCGAAGCGCAGGGTGACAATAAG CTATTACGTATGACTATCACCAAACAAAGACTGGGAGACGACGAGGTAGGGGCTCGTCATTTCCCAGCGCACGAGCGAGAGGACCTGGTCAGACAGTTGGAAAGAGCCAGGGAGCAG AATGAGGTGCTGGAACACAATGTAAAGTCTCTCACCGACGAGCTTCAGGATGTACGAGCCGAGCGCGACGTCTTCCAGCAAAAGGCTCATCGCCTCAATGTGGAAATGAACCACATCGTTGGGAATGATGTTCGGATTCTGGATATAGATGCACTCTGCATGGAGAACAG GTATTTGAATGATCGTTTATGTCAACTTCAGGAGGAGGTGACTTTGCTCAAGACAAATCTGGGGAAATACAAG AGTGCACTGGAATCCAGGAAGAATATCAAAGTTTGCGGAAAGCCAAACAGCAGTGCGCTCACTGGGGTGCTGTCAGCCAAGCAAG TGAAAGAACTGCTGTGTGAAGATAGCGGCTGCACGCTTCCGGTCACCGCGCAGTCAATCTCGGACCTCAAGTCGCTGGCCACCGCTCTCCTGGAGACCATCCACGAGAAGAACATGCTGATTCAGCATCAGCGGCAAATCAACAA GGTTCTCGGGACTCGAGTTGCAGAATTGGAGAAGAAGCTAAAAACGTTGGAGACATCCGGGTTGTGGAACCTGCCAG GCCTCACTTACAACATCTCTGTGGGGATAAATGGAA GAGAGACAGAGCAGAGTTTATCAAGGCAGCCAATGCAAGTGAGGGAAACTCAAGCAGAATTCCCCAAAACACCGCCCTTGTCGTCCCCCTCAGCTGAAGAGGAATCGTCTCACCCTCAAATGAACTCGCCAAGCAGCAACGAGCTTCAGGAAAAGGAGCAATCCAAGGACGACGACGAAGCAAGCGGCGAAGCCTCCTCGATGGTGGACGTGAGTAGACCCCTTCTGTCAAACCCCCCAGAGCGACCGTGTTTGGCATTCAACCCCAAAAGAGACGATGGAGATGTAGACAGCGCCGAGACCGTCGAAATAGAATGCATCATCGTTGAGGAACACGCCCATATTTCAGCACATGCAGACGCATCGGTAAGTTTTGAAAAGGAGCAGGACAGTCGGCAAGATGAAGAGCTTTCGATAGAGACTAACAATTTGGTGTGTTCTGCTTGA
- the LOC144077558 gene encoding coiled-coil domain-containing protein 149-like isoform X1, with translation MDPSRRSGADWQGMVNEFLICKRKLESKKEALLILSKELDTCQQERDQYKLMANQLRERHQGLKKKYRELIDGDLSLPPEKRNQVNLAQLLRDSREKSQRLSEEVKEVKQRLVEAQGDNKLLRMTITKQRLGDDEVGARHFPAHEREDLVRQLERAREQNEVLEHNVKSLTDELQDVRAERDVFQQKAHRLNVEMNHIVGNDVRILDIDALCMENRYLNDRLCQLQEEVTLLKTNLGKYKSALESRKNIKVCGKPNSSALTGVLSAKQVKELLCEDSGCTLPVTAQSISDLKSLATALLETIHEKNMLIQHQRQINKVLGTRVAELEKKLKTLETSGLWNLPGLTYNISVGINGKCKDADMCDALPSAAAGETEQSLSRQPMQVRETQAEFPKTPPLSSPSAEEESSHPQMNSPSSNELQEKEQSKDDDEASGEASSMVDVSRPLLSNPPERPCLAFNPKRDDGDVDSAETVEIECIIVEEHAHISAHADASVSFEKEQDSRQDEELSIETNNLVCSA, from the exons ATGGATCCGTCCAGGAGGAGCGGTGCCGACTGGCAAGGGATGGTTAACGAG TTCTTGATTTGTAAACGAAAGTTGGAGAGCAAGAAAGAAGCTCTTCTGATCCTATCCAAGGAGCTGGACACATGCCAACAGGAGAGGGATCAGTACAAGCTGATGGCCAACCAGCTTCGCGAGCGGCACCAGGGACTAAAAAAGAAATACCGAGAACTCATT GATGGAGATCTGTCTCTGCCCCCTGAAAAACGGAACCAA GTGAATTTAGCTCAACTACTGAGAGACTCGAGGGAAAAAAGCCAGCGTCTCTCTGAGGAGGTGAAGGAGGTGAAGCAACGACTGGTCGAAGCGCAGGGTGACAATAAG CTATTACGTATGACTATCACCAAACAAAGACTGGGAGACGACGAGGTAGGGGCTCGTCATTTCCCAGCGCACGAGCGAGAGGACCTGGTCAGACAGTTGGAAAGAGCCAGGGAGCAG AATGAGGTGCTGGAACACAATGTAAAGTCTCTCACCGACGAGCTTCAGGATGTACGAGCCGAGCGCGACGTCTTCCAGCAAAAGGCTCATCGCCTCAATGTGGAAATGAACCACATCGTTGGGAATGATGTTCGGATTCTGGATATAGATGCACTCTGCATGGAGAACAG GTATTTGAATGATCGTTTATGTCAACTTCAGGAGGAGGTGACTTTGCTCAAGACAAATCTGGGGAAATACAAG AGTGCACTGGAATCCAGGAAGAATATCAAAGTTTGCGGAAAGCCAAACAGCAGTGCGCTCACTGGGGTGCTGTCAGCCAAGCAAG TGAAAGAACTGCTGTGTGAAGATAGCGGCTGCACGCTTCCGGTCACCGCGCAGTCAATCTCGGACCTCAAGTCGCTGGCCACCGCTCTCCTGGAGACCATCCACGAGAAGAACATGCTGATTCAGCATCAGCGGCAAATCAACAA GGTTCTCGGGACTCGAGTTGCAGAATTGGAGAAGAAGCTAAAAACGTTGGAGACATCCGGGTTGTGGAACCTGCCAG GCCTCACTTACAACATCTCTGTGGGGATAAATGGAA AGTGTAAAGATGCCGACATGTGCGACGCTCTACCGTCAGCCGCAGCAG GAGAGACAGAGCAGAGTTTATCAAGGCAGCCAATGCAAGTGAGGGAAACTCAAGCAGAATTCCCCAAAACACCGCCCTTGTCGTCCCCCTCAGCTGAAGAGGAATCGTCTCACCCTCAAATGAACTCGCCAAGCAGCAACGAGCTTCAGGAAAAGGAGCAATCCAAGGACGACGACGAAGCAAGCGGCGAAGCCTCCTCGATGGTGGACGTGAGTAGACCCCTTCTGTCAAACCCCCCAGAGCGACCGTGTTTGGCATTCAACCCCAAAAGAGACGATGGAGATGTAGACAGCGCCGAGACCGTCGAAATAGAATGCATCATCGTTGAGGAACACGCCCATATTTCAGCACATGCAGACGCATCGGTAAGTTTTGAAAAGGAGCAGGACAGTCGGCAAGATGAAGAGCTTTCGATAGAGACTAACAATTTGGTGTGTTCTGCTTGA
- the LOC144077557 gene encoding leucine-rich repeat LGI family member 2-like isoform X2: MCVGTSHVPRTVPSDVNSLSIVNGSITDIPEGMFSLMPSLQLLLLAANSLTTIKDDAFHGLPQLEYLFIEGNKIETISKRAFRGLRDLTHLSLANNNMASLPRDLFVDLDSLLELDLRGNAFQCNCENKWLMTWLKNTNATVSDVFCAGPSDMKGKRLNDVPVGEGQCMSTDFLRHQSIPIQSMSADIFTFKEDIYVAMAAPNSNSCVVMEWDHIEMNFRKFDNISGKSVVGCKSVLVDEHVLIVVTQLFGGSHIYRFDDQQNKFTKFQTIEVLNISKPNDIEVFRLDGEWYFLIVDSSKAGLSTLYKWTDQSDQNQTGFYTYQFLHEWFRDTDAEYVEMDGKSYLILASRSQSPVIYLWNKSTFKFMLHNQFPNAEDVVAVKSFRVENELYLAMTCYIGDSKILKWTSKQFTEIQALPSRGAMVIQPLSFSGRHYLAVGSDYSFTQIYLWDTETKTFQKFKEIYVQSPRSFSAVTTDRRNFIFSSSFKGKSMVFEHVVVDLSL; encoded by the exons ATGTGTGTCGGCACCTCTCACGTCCCGCGCACTGTCCCGAGTGACGTCAACTCACT GAGCATCGTAAATGGCTCCATTACAGACATCCCAGAAGGGATGTTTTCACTCATGCCATCTCTGCAGCTACT GCTTCTAGCTGCAAACTCTTTGACGACTATTAAAGACGATGCTTTCCACGGTCTTCCGCAGTTGGAATATTT GTTCATTGAAGGGAATAAGATTGAAACCATCTCCAAAAGGGCATTCCGTGGTCTGCGGGATCTAACGCATCT ATCCCTGGCCAATAACAACATGGCATCCCTGCCAAGAGATCTTTTTGTTGACTTGGATTCATTGCTGGAACT AGATTTGCGAGGGAATGCTTTCCAGTGCAACTGTGAGAACAAGTGGCTGATGACGTGGCTGAAAAACACCAACGCCACAGTGTCGGACGTCTTCTGTGCAGGTCCCAGCGACATGAAGGGCAAGCGTCTCAATGACGTCCCCGTCGGAGAAGGACAGTGCATGTCTACAG ACTTTCTGCGTCACCAGTCCATTCCCATTCAGTCCATGTCGGCAGATATCTTCACCTTTAAGGAGGACATCTATGTAGCAATGGCTGCACCCAACTCCAATAGCTGTGTGGTGATGGAGTGGGatcacattgaaatgaatttcaGAAAATTTGACAACATATCAG GGAAATCCGTTGTCGGATGCAAGTCGGTTTTGGTCGACGAACATGTTTTGATCGTCGTCACCCAGCTCTTCGGAGGTTCCCATATTTACAGGTTTGACGACCAACAGAACAAGTTCACCAAATTTCAAACCATTGAGGTGCTCAACATCTCCAAACCAAATGATATTGAAGTCTTCCGCCTGGACGGTGAGTGGTACTTTTTGATAGTCGATAGCTCCAAAGCAGGCCTGTCTACTCTTTACAAGTGGACCGACCAATCAGATCAAAATCAAACTGGGTTCTACACCTACCAGTTCCTCCATGAATGGTTTCGCGATACAGATGCCGAGTATGTTGAAATGGATGGAAAATCCTACCTCATTTTAGCCAGCCGCTCACAATCTCCCGTTATTTATCTATGGAACAAAAGCACCTTCAAGTTCATGCTTCACAATCAATTCCCAAATGCCGAGGACGTGGTGGCTGTCAAATCTTTCCGAGTGGAAAATGAATTGTATCTGGCCATGACTTGCTACATTGGGGACTCCAAAATACTCAAGTGGACCAGTAAGCAGTTCACCGAGATCCAAGCCCTTCCCTCTCGAGGGGCGATGGTCATCCAGCCTTTATCCTTCTCGGGCAGACACTACCTGGCTGTCGGCAGCGATTATTCCTTCACGCAAATCTACCTGTGGGACACGGAGACCAAAACCTTTCAAAAGTTTAAGGAAATTTACGTGCAATCCCCACGGTCCTTTTCTGCGGTCACAACTGACCGCAGGAACTTCATCTTTTCTTCCAGCTTTAAGGGCAAATCCATGGTATTTGAGCATGTTGTAGTAGATCTAAGCttataa
- the LOC144077557 gene encoding leucine-rich repeat LGI family member 2-like isoform X1, with translation MTNTMRRALLFLFALLCICSANKWKKNFKCPSGCSCTKETIMCVGTSHVPRTVPSDVNSLSIVNGSITDIPEGMFSLMPSLQLLLLAANSLTTIKDDAFHGLPQLEYLFIEGNKIETISKRAFRGLRDLTHLSLANNNMASLPRDLFVDLDSLLELDLRGNAFQCNCENKWLMTWLKNTNATVSDVFCAGPSDMKGKRLNDVPVGEGQCMSTDFLRHQSIPIQSMSADIFTFKEDIYVAMAAPNSNSCVVMEWDHIEMNFRKFDNISGKSVVGCKSVLVDEHVLIVVTQLFGGSHIYRFDDQQNKFTKFQTIEVLNISKPNDIEVFRLDGEWYFLIVDSSKAGLSTLYKWTDQSDQNQTGFYTYQFLHEWFRDTDAEYVEMDGKSYLILASRSQSPVIYLWNKSTFKFMLHNQFPNAEDVVAVKSFRVENELYLAMTCYIGDSKILKWTSKQFTEIQALPSRGAMVIQPLSFSGRHYLAVGSDYSFTQIYLWDTETKTFQKFKEIYVQSPRSFSAVTTDRRNFIFSSSFKGKSMVFEHVVVDLSL, from the exons ATGACGAACACTATGCGGAGGGCTCTGCTCTTCCTTTTTGCGCTGCTCTGCATTTGCAGTGCCaacaaatggaaaaagaatTTTAAATGTCCTTCAGGATGCTCGTGCACCAAGGAGACCATCATGTGTGTCGGCACCTCTCACGTCCCGCGCACTGTCCCGAGTGACGTCAACTCACT GAGCATCGTAAATGGCTCCATTACAGACATCCCAGAAGGGATGTTTTCACTCATGCCATCTCTGCAGCTACT GCTTCTAGCTGCAAACTCTTTGACGACTATTAAAGACGATGCTTTCCACGGTCTTCCGCAGTTGGAATATTT GTTCATTGAAGGGAATAAGATTGAAACCATCTCCAAAAGGGCATTCCGTGGTCTGCGGGATCTAACGCATCT ATCCCTGGCCAATAACAACATGGCATCCCTGCCAAGAGATCTTTTTGTTGACTTGGATTCATTGCTGGAACT AGATTTGCGAGGGAATGCTTTCCAGTGCAACTGTGAGAACAAGTGGCTGATGACGTGGCTGAAAAACACCAACGCCACAGTGTCGGACGTCTTCTGTGCAGGTCCCAGCGACATGAAGGGCAAGCGTCTCAATGACGTCCCCGTCGGAGAAGGACAGTGCATGTCTACAG ACTTTCTGCGTCACCAGTCCATTCCCATTCAGTCCATGTCGGCAGATATCTTCACCTTTAAGGAGGACATCTATGTAGCAATGGCTGCACCCAACTCCAATAGCTGTGTGGTGATGGAGTGGGatcacattgaaatgaatttcaGAAAATTTGACAACATATCAG GGAAATCCGTTGTCGGATGCAAGTCGGTTTTGGTCGACGAACATGTTTTGATCGTCGTCACCCAGCTCTTCGGAGGTTCCCATATTTACAGGTTTGACGACCAACAGAACAAGTTCACCAAATTTCAAACCATTGAGGTGCTCAACATCTCCAAACCAAATGATATTGAAGTCTTCCGCCTGGACGGTGAGTGGTACTTTTTGATAGTCGATAGCTCCAAAGCAGGCCTGTCTACTCTTTACAAGTGGACCGACCAATCAGATCAAAATCAAACTGGGTTCTACACCTACCAGTTCCTCCATGAATGGTTTCGCGATACAGATGCCGAGTATGTTGAAATGGATGGAAAATCCTACCTCATTTTAGCCAGCCGCTCACAATCTCCCGTTATTTATCTATGGAACAAAAGCACCTTCAAGTTCATGCTTCACAATCAATTCCCAAATGCCGAGGACGTGGTGGCTGTCAAATCTTTCCGAGTGGAAAATGAATTGTATCTGGCCATGACTTGCTACATTGGGGACTCCAAAATACTCAAGTGGACCAGTAAGCAGTTCACCGAGATCCAAGCCCTTCCCTCTCGAGGGGCGATGGTCATCCAGCCTTTATCCTTCTCGGGCAGACACTACCTGGCTGTCGGCAGCGATTATTCCTTCACGCAAATCTACCTGTGGGACACGGAGACCAAAACCTTTCAAAAGTTTAAGGAAATTTACGTGCAATCCCCACGGTCCTTTTCTGCGGTCACAACTGACCGCAGGAACTTCATCTTTTCTTCCAGCTTTAAGGGCAAATCCATGGTATTTGAGCATGTTGTAGTAGATCTAAGCttataa